The Toxorhynchites rutilus septentrionalis strain SRP chromosome 3, ASM2978413v1, whole genome shotgun sequence genome includes a region encoding these proteins:
- the LOC129775987 gene encoding lactosylceramide 4-alpha-galactosyltransferase yields MVFLRFLKTTSITCTHRTYNEVLKMVAVIPFHGNGKSRRKLFLTSCFLVALIYIIYSIEYQTVNKNCFAKLFPDSKRTLEDVQKAGKQPESGQNIFFHETSCSAEGVIKLNARQACAIESAARMNPNWNTFVLFAAPVGFRNKTALPLLDALLAYPNVNLRFVNLTTYAESTPLDSWMQTGEIFRSKYMNSHLSDIMRYLTLYKYGGTYLDLDVVVLKSLDTLEPNYAGAESPRWVAAGVMNFEPEGFGHEMAEMCVRDLLMNFNGRDWGNNGPGVITRVLKQVCHTKAPLLMTRQRCRHFTVYPPEAFYAINFDDYLQFFEERWLERALATVNQSVVVHVWNKFSKDHKVRVGSRVAYGVLAEQYCPRVYKASGEYF; encoded by the exons atggtatttttgcgtTTTCTCAAAACCACATCGATCACTTGCACTCATCGAACGTACAACGAAGTCTTGAAAATGGTAGCGGTGATACCATTTCATGGAAATGGTAAAAGTAGACGAAAACTATTCCTCACCAGTTGTTTTCTGGTGGCTCTCATTTATATCATATATTCGATCGAATATCAGACAGTCAATAAGAACTGCTTTGCCAAGCTATTCCCGGATAGCAAACGAACGCTGGAGGATGTGCAGAAAGCTGGCAAGCAACCCGAAAGCGGGCAGAATATTTTCTTCCACGAGACATCCTGTTCTGCGGAAGGGGTGATCAAATTGAACGCCAGGCAGGCTTGTGCAATTGAATCGGCCGCTAGAATGAACCCGAACTGGAACACCTTTGTTTTGTTTGCCGCTCCGGTTGGTTTCCGCAACAAGACCGCCCTGCCACTGTTGGATGCGCTGCTTGCATATCCGAATGTAAACCTGCGGTTTGTGAATTTAACCACTTACGCAGAGAGCACTCCTCTGGATAGTTGGATGCAAACCGGAGAGATTTTTCGGTCCAAATACATGAACTCGCATCTGTCCGATATAATGCGTTACTTGACGTTGTATAAATACGGTGGAACGTATTTGGATCTGGATGTGGTAGTGCTTAAAAGCTTGGATACTCTGGAGCCGAACTACGCTGGGGCGGAATCGCCGCGGTGGGTGGCAGCCGGAGTAATGAACTTCGAACCCGAAGGGTTCGGTCACGAGATGGCGGAAATGTGTGTCAG GGATCTATTGATGAACTTCAATGGTCGAGACTGGGGCAATAACGGACCGGGGGTTATCACCAGGGTGCTCAAACAAGTATGTCACACCAAAGCACCGCTGCTGATGACCCGGCAACGCTGTCGTCATTTTACAGTTTACCCACCGGAGGCCTTTTATGCGATCAATTTCGATGACTATCTGCAGTTTTTCGAGGAACGCTGGCTAGAGCGGGCTTTGGCCACCGTCAACCAGTCCGTGGTAGTGCACGTGTGGAATAAGTTCAGCAAAGATCACAAAGTGCGAGTGGGATCACGCGTCGCGTACGGTGTTCTCGCCGAGCAGTACTGTCCTCGGGTGTATAAAGCTAGCGGTGAGTACTTCTAG